In Marinobacter sp. M3C, the genomic stretch AAGGCAGCCAGAATAAAAATTCCGCGCCGCCAGCGGGACGATTGTGCACAGTTATGTGGCCCTGCTGCAGTTCTGCCATACGCCGCGCTATGGCCAGCCCAAGCCCGGCGTGGCCGCTGCGATTTGCGCCAGGCGCCTGATAGAACGGAGTAAAAATGTGCGCCAGGGCCTGTTCGTCAATGCCCGAACCTGAATCTGACACGTGAATACTCACACCGTTCGCGTCTGCCGCTACGCTCACCCGCACTTTAGTGCCCGCCGGTGAGTGGCTGATGGCGTTGCTGATCAGGTTGTCCAGTACCCGCTCGGTCATCGCAATATCAGCGTTTACCATGGCGGGTTCAACCGTTCCAATACTCAGGCTTACGCTATTCTGCCCGGCGCCAGGGGCGTGTTTTTGCACCACGTCGTGCGCCAGTTCGGCCACCATGAAGCATTCAGGGTTAGGCTGCTTTTCACGGGCGTCCAGGGCCGCTAGCTCGAATAGCTCATCCACCAGCTGGCCAAGGCGGCGGGTTTCCCCCAGGGCAATCGCCAAAAAACGACGGCGCTGATCCAGATCCAGGGAGTCCTGTTTCAGGCTTAGGGTTTCCAGGTAGCCCTGCACCGCTGCCAAAGGCGTGCGTAAATCGTGTGATACCTGGGCTACAAGCTGGCGCCGCTGATGGTCTTTATCTTTCAACAGTTCAAGCTGGGCGGCAATGCGCTGCGCCATTGCGTCGAAGCGCAAGCTCAGATAGTCCAGATCGTCACCCCGCTCGCCGGGCAAAAGCGACGCTTGCGGCTCCAAATCTATATTTGTTTTTGCCTCAAAGCCTTCTACCCGGGCCGTCAACCGGCTTAGTCGCCGGGTCAACAGGCGGAAAAACACCAGCCCTGCCAACAAGCCAACCGCCAGGCTCAGGGTCAGGGCGCCCGCCGCCATTTTTAGCAAGTGGTTGCTGTGCACCA encodes the following:
- a CDS encoding ATP-binding protein, which produces MALPLLRTLYARLALGLFLLLLVIGTLFSALSFYSVREYSAAVNQQLNRDLASRLVADRNLVTGDQINHRELERLFDLYMSINPSIEIYLLDLQGRIVSFSANPDKIKRNQVSLQPIQTLLTNPDVYPLPGDDPRSHDRRKVFSVTPVPNADNPTGYLYVVLRGEQYDFAESMVHSNHLLKMAAGALTLSLAVGLLAGLVFFRLLTRRLSRLTARVEGFEAKTNIDLEPQASLLPGERGDDLDYLSLRFDAMAQRIAAQLELLKDKDHQRRQLVAQVSHDLRTPLAAVQGYLETLSLKQDSLDLDQRRRFLAIALGETRRLGQLVDELFELAALDAREKQPNPECFMVAELAHDVVQKHAPGAGQNSVSLSIGTVEPAMVNADIAMTERVLDNLISNAISHSPAGTKVRVSVAADANGVSIHVSDSGSGIDEQALAHIFTPFYQAPGANRSGHAGLGLAIARRMAELQQGHITVHNRPAGGAEFLFWLPLADEKQSTPL